The following DNA comes from Erigeron canadensis isolate Cc75 chromosome 3, C_canadensis_v1, whole genome shotgun sequence.
AATAGAAAAAAAGTTGTGTTGAGGCACTTGCCACATAATATATCTCAGGAGGCGTTAATGGAGCTTATTGATGCCCGGTTTTCGGGCCGTTACAACTGGTTTTGTTTTCGTCCTGGCAAGAGCAGGTTAGGGTTTTACttgcagttttttttttaattaaaagtttgctTGATTTTGTTATGAATTTGTTAACTTAGTTGAtagattaatgtatatatatcaatatctatatctatatctgtatctgTATATATTGATGCTTCTATGAATGGATGTATGTTGGATAATTGCCTTTACAAAGTACTAGTATAGTTCCTGCACGGGGGATAGTTTCGACTTTCGAGTAGTTgtcaagttttttattttttaaataaataagaatttAAAGTTTTGGTGGCTGTAGGTCATCGGTATGACTAGTATAGATAAAGAGGTTTAGGGGTAACTAAAGGTGAAATTGGAGTTTTGGTATGGACTTAGTTGTGAACAGATTACATTTGCTTTCGGTGATGATTTTTGTTTACCTGATTTCAGAATTTAAGTAAAACGAGCATTTGTAGCTGTTGAAACATATCGCTTTCAAAACGAATGCCTAACAGTTCAATAGAGACAATTTTAGTGGACTTTTGGATCTTTAAGTGATGTATACAAAGATGACATAGAAGAAGTTGAATTATgtcaataattctaaaaggagTGTCTTTACTGACGTTCCCGTTATTGCCATGATAACATGTCcttataatttactttttttttgttataccTTGCTAATGTCgtattttatcttatttttgaaaatcaaagaatgcTTTTAGTAAATTAGTACTCACCAAATTACAACTCACCAGGTAACAATTAAGTGATCTAATAGGTTGTTTGGATTGCTTATTTTTATGCTTATCTACTTATTGCTTGTTTTTTTAAACAGATAAGCAATAACAAACATTATGTTGGAAACTGCTTATCTGATTATTTTGTAAGTAGTAATGCTTTTTTATAAGCAGGTACCTGCTTATTTTTTCCCAACAGAAAACCGCATATCAAACCAATCCCAAACACGCCCTTAATTAAGCATAAAACACCATAGACAGTTATCTAGTAATATTTTGGCCTCATAGGTTATTCATTTGAGGACCATATTGTTCTTTTAGTGAAGATGTATATGACATTGTCCCGTAAAGGTCAAAGTGTCAAACTGCCTTTGTTTTCAGTATACTAATGAAAAACACAATTCATTTAGCAGTTTGCTTACATGCATCAGAATTTAGAAGTGCCTTAAAATGTTCTATATACGTGTTAAGAACATGtgatttgaaaattttcattgaACATTTTTGCAGTCTGAAGACTCAATCTTATTCTAGAGCCTACATCGACTTTAAGCAACCAGAGGATGTGATTGAGTTTGCTGAGTTCTTTAACGGACATGTGTTTGTCAATGAAAAGGGTAAGAGCAAAAATGGCATCACATTTATATTCTCTTAATGTGCTTTAGTAGTTCTTGCTCAGTCACTtcattgttttaatatataatggaGGAGAAGGTCTTAACATATTACCTTGTGTCAGGCACCCAATGCAAAACCATAGTTGAGTACGCGCCTTCACAGCGTGTTCCAAAGCATTGGTCTAAGAAAGATGGACGTGAAGGGACTATAGACAAAGGTATTTAAGATGGTTTTTTAGCTAGCTAATGTATCTACTCTTGCTAGACTTTCGTTGCTTTTATATTCCATAATTAACTTTATGATGAATTTATAGATCCTCAGTATCTCGAATTTCTTGAATTAATTTCGAAGCCTGTTGAGAACCTTCCGAGTGCAGAGTTGCAGCTGGAAAGAAAGGAAGCTGAACGAGCTGGTTAGTCCTATAGCTTGTTGAATATGTAGGCTCATGCAATGAGCTTAAACTTGACCATTAGAAATGGACATATTTCTATCATATGGAATTGAGTTACCTCCCTTTTTTCTTGACTTTGTTTTAAAAGGTGCCGCTAAAGAAGCCCCTATAGTTACCCCTTTAATGGATTTTATTCGCCAGAAAAGAGCTGCCAAGAGTGTACCTCGGGTAGGATTTATGTTTCTTCATATTTGCATATCTAATCAACTTTTAAGATATTAGGTTGCTATTGACTGTAAGACAGGAAAAGATCGTGCCTTTTTATGTTGCAAAAGCCCTGGAAAGAATTGACATGATagagaaatataaaatattaaaatttgttttctagTTCTCCTATTGCATAAACTTTGGCCTTTGTAACTTACAGTTTGGTGGTTGTTTCATGAATTCAGTATTTAGCATACAGTTACTATAGTAGTTATTAATCTATTATGATTACTATAAAATTACTAAGTCACATGTATTCGACCTTACCGTGTCTGAATTCTGATGACCTATTTCAGAGGTCTTTGGTTAATGGGAAATTGGCGAGACGGGCTACCGGTGCATCGTCTTCAAGCTCAAGTTCTGCTGCCCCGAAACATGGTTCTGACAGGAGGAGAACTTCTACCACCATGGTATCTGAGTTCTTACAcacattttttttgaaagttaaagtGAACTTAAAATGGATCTCTTGTTACTCGAGGCtcactactttttttttctaacatgaCAAGAACATGCttggattttaatttttatcacagTACAGTTATGTCCTCATTAAATATCACTATACAACATGCCGAGTGTTGTAGtgcttcatttttttatttaaaaaaatttatggacGCCAAGGAGTCAAATCTAAAGTCGAATTTCCTTTTGTAGTTTGTTTAGTTATCCTTTTTCTGTACTATTTTATAAGGTAGAATCAATTTATTGGCATGGCATTTGGAAAACGGCCCTTCAATATTTAGTGTTTTTTGGTTCCGCTTTGTGTAGTTTTCTCTGTTGTGCATGGCTGATGAACTATCTTCAACATCTTTTTTTCCTTATTGACAGTATGTCCCACGGGATACTGCGAAAGGCAGAGGTGGCAAAGAAAAGTCAACCTACGTTCAGGTGCACAAACATGATGATCAGCCGCTTTCTGAAAAACCCACGGGGTCATCTTCTGCGTCTGGAAGTGTGGTGCTTGAGGATGGAAGGGGTATTTCTCACCACCCTGATCTTTTTTGCTCCATAATTGTTGCCCATTTCTTTATGTATGCTGTTCTGATACATACATGTACCTGTATTATGCATCTAAACCTTCTTGTGCATAATACATctgttaatatgtatatattataataataatatgcatcCTGCAATGATGTATCTATATTCTTATGATGTAAATATCATGTACATGTATACTCATGTATACATATACTGGAGACTGGTTAAGGCAAGAAATCCCTTGTGGATGGGTCAATGTATTATGACCCAAGAATCGTCCCTTGTCTCTAGACCCCAACTAATGGCACATACCATATCTATAGTGTGAAACTTGCAGTAATAATATCTGGCTCCTATTTTTAGGAGCTTGATTTGTTTTAGAATGCGAGTATCTTGAGTGAATACAACACAAACTCATAGAACTTTATCATTTTGAACTGGTACAGGTTCTTCTGGAACCTCTGATATTGGGAAAAAGAAAATTCTGCTCttgaaaggaaaggaaaaggaAATTTCCAATGTAGGCTCTTgatttctcttcttctttttctctttttcttttttcttttttttttttgtttttgccaAGTTTGGTTATTGTATTGTTATCTGTCTTGCAACACATTTCTGATGGTTCTATTGTTACTTGGATGCCAGATACAGCAGAGTTCATCGTCTGTTAAACTTTCCCATGGTTCTGGTGGTCCCAAACAGAACCAGCAACGAGAGGCCAGTAGTGGGAGGATTATCAGAAGCATACTTGTCAACAAGGATGCACGACAACATCAGTCTGAACAACAGAACCAGACTCCAAACCGGGATATTGTGGACAGAAGACCACCAAGACCTTCCAATGCACTACTCTTGAAGGATTCTAACGGATTGCCAGATGATCATGATACACATGGCTTTCACAATGAGAAGCATGACAAGCGTAGTACTAGGAACAAGGACAGACCCGACCGTGGTGTTTGGACTCCTCTTAGGCGTTCTGATGGATCACATGCCAGTGACGAATCCCTTTCATCTCATAATTCTCAATCTTCCCAAATGCAACCAGATTTTGCAGAAGGTGTGGCCATCACATATCTAATGTTGGCAGAGGCAAAATGTGGGTTGGTTGGGTAACAGATAGAACAGGCAATATTTGGTTGGTTCTAGGCTTCTAGCCGTATTGACTAAAACACTTGTCTaaatcttttacttttttttttcttgatattataaataacttgtgtcaaatatgattataaaactaaaaatgtaacTATACAACCAGCTGAAACCAACTTAAAAGAAAACCGGTTATAAACCTTCAGTCCATGAATACCTTTAGGCTTTAGGTGGTTGGTGTTAATGGTTTTATTATCTATCATTGGCCATTAAAATTGGGTTATTAATGACCAACCACATAATGGTGGTTATTAAAAGTAAGCTGTTATTCATAACTCCATCGTGTCCCTTCCAGagataatatattatttcaatGATAATCTAGGTTTATAAATGATTTCTATGCATtcattaaaaatacactttgggaGACTTCTTAAGTTCTTAACCCACTTGACCCGTTTCTTTTCTGAATTTTGATTGTCCCGTATGATCCTTTAAAGAATTTGCCACCTGTAGTAGCTAATGCTGTCATGAGATTTGAAACACAGAATTAGTCAAGATTGTACCTTGCAGATGTCTGCTTGCCACTAAATTGTACCGTATAATCATATTGTTAGTGGTTCAACAGGAACTCATGGAGAGGTGAAGTACCCGTCAAATGCCAGAGGTGGGGAATTTAAACCGATTGGAAGTGGACGTGGTGGTCATTTCTCATCTGATAATGGTTAGTTTACTTTGTAAAAGCTGAAGTACGGTACATTAGTGCAATGATATATATGCATGCTATTCTATAAATCGGAAAAATAATCTCTCTACTATGTTCCATAATATATGTTTTACCTTATGGTGAGCATTGAGAAAAGGTTAACAAGTTAAAGAGGCAAGATTTTTCATGCTAGCCGTGATGTGTAGATAAATATGTAGGGTCCCAAAAACATGGTGGTCGACGAGGACAATCTCACAATACAGCTAAGGATGCAGATGGGTATCCAACCTTAAGTGAGGGAAAATCTTCGAAAAGAGGAGTTTCTACTGGCCATGGTTCTCATGAGGTGTGTTTTGCTTTAGATTGGTTCCAAAGAGTTGTCTGCATTTGCATCTGCATTCTATGTGTCTCTCTAATTTACTAATACAATGTGATGACATTTCAGAAACAGGTCTGGATTCAGAAGTCAAGTTCCGGTCCTTAGTCTTCTCAGTAAGGTAATCCATTTCCTTAAAAGTTGCAAAGTTTCACTTGACATGTGGATTTTATAGTTTACTGCAAACTCTAAGAACACTTgtgaaccaaaaataatatcgcCAATTTCTTTTTAAGACTGCTAATGTTCAAGTTGGTAAATTTTGAATTGGATACTTGCCAAATAAGAAATGCTGCTTTTTAATACCATCACAAGGTGGCACTATTGTCGAAGTTAGGTAAATagatcttcaattttttttgaacggttGGCTAATATATCTCGATTTGATTCTGTTTTGGTATCTACTGGTTTTTATGCTAACTGAAATCATATTCTGATTGCAGTTGTGATTGAAGACATGGTTTTTAAACAGTATTGAAGTTGGGAGATGAGGAAGTTTTCTTTTGCTAGCTTCATGATCCAAGAAGAAGCAAAAATGATCATGAAGTGAAGAAGGCTGCTCTGCTTATTTGTGAGACCCTAGGGTAGGACGGAGGTCCAACCCTACTTACAAACGGAACAGTGAAAGGAAGCTGAACAGGAACAGCAGTGATGTGTTTATTTCTTGAATGAAAAAAGTAAGTGTCCCTTTTTATCGGGAGCCTGCGTGTCCATCAAAGCTATGGTTATAAATATTGTTTACATGGCTTGTCTGGTGGTCTTTATATAGGCGATTTTTAATGATTTGAAGGCTGCCTGTAAATACTAACTTGCAATGTTGTGTTGCCTTATGATATATGAGCATGTTTCTATGGTGTTTTGTAACCGTGGTTTGTGATGTGGCCATGCCATGCCATGCCATGCATCAACTTTTGTGCCATTCCAGCAGCTTTTTAAAGTTCTTTTATTTTGTCGGCTTGCGTGATTTGGGTTTACCCATTAGGAAGGGTGTCATGATCATGTTTTCCATATCTGCATCTCAAAGACGAGGAATGAAATAACGACTAATTTGGAGAAATACCAATTGCATGTGATCATTTGATCTCCCATGCCACAAGTTAACATGTTGTGTTATTGGTATCCAAGATGTTAAATATATGGAAGCAACTAGTTCGTATTTTGAAACACTAGACAATGCTCGCATGATGCGGAGGTGTGGCGCGGCGGCAACACGTTATTGGTGGCGGCTAGAGGTGAACAAAAATCGGTTTCTACTCAACCCGCCCCGAAGCCAAACCAGTTTTTTGGTCAACAGAACCATAACCTGGTTTGACATGCCTGACCCGGTTACTGGTTTGGGGTCAAACTTTAGCCAATTATTGACTAGGTTTGACTTGGTTATTttaaccaaaaaccgaacccaaCCCGATCTCAACCCGGTCTCTAACCGAAAGTAGAAACCaaaaacccaaaccggttagTAACTGTCGGGTTAGGTCAAACCCGAAccgggttgggtcaaacccaGTTGTTGACCAGTTTCAGGTTCGTTTTTGTGTTCGGGTTCCAACccggtttttttgttttgtaaaccTCTAGAGGCAGCTACGGGTGGAGGTAGCAGCGTATATTAATGTACAAGTGATTGTAGTAAAAAGgaatgatataattattttaaagtttgaaaaatgtattttgtaaatgatttcattaattaaagtattataattatattaggtAAGTTAGTGAATAAAAGAGATGAGTATATTAAAGTTAACTAATAATACGAACGATCCATATACTGTACAATTAAATAGATTTTTGGTGTTGAGGAAGATTTAAAAAGAAGCATATACAAGCTCATTAGCtcaatttaataaagaaaagcGAATTatcaacatttaaaaaaaaaagtaacaaaattaaagaatttGATATATGAATTCAATTGGGGTTTACCGAAATCTTTAAATATCcaatcattattaatttaaggaaatgattgatctttttaaatatttacttaaaaattctcctaaaacCTTATAAATGTGACAAGTAGATTCTATTTATTCCGTTTTCTAATCTTGCTCTTTAAATTTCCACATATCACCATCCAATTAATTAAGATGATTTTTAGACTAATGAGCTAGGAGTATTAATCATTCCccttaatttaatatataatatgtttcttcactttgttgtatGTAAATTATATGGCATTGTCTATTtgaaaatgaataataataataataataataataataataataataataataataataataataataataataataataatatccaaAAAGGTTGGGGCTAGTTTTTGGTTGGTTATGGTCTAGTGGTGTATGGGCATAATAAAGAAAGCGTGGCAACTTTCAAACTAGAATTAAAACAAGAAATCAATTTCATCCCTCCGTCTATCACTTATTATATAACTTTAGTTGGGTTATGGACATATGTTAAAATCAAGTAATGATCATGGCAGCAGCAGCAGTAGCTGGAACTAGctctttgtttttcttcaaaCCAACCACTGGTTATTCTTGTTTGGACTACAAGCAACCAGCTCCTTGTTACAATGCCAAACTAATACGACCACAACCTAGTAGTCGTCGTAATTCTAGGATTTTTGCTTCCAACGTTGTTGTCACTGACGAGGAAACACCTTCATTTTCGACTTCATCGTCTTCTACAATCACTCAAACCAACTCTTTCTCAggtatttttatcaatttataactatacttctttatattagtattatttttgtaCAAGTAGTTGTATCGAATATGTGTTTGTGCTCTTCAGGCTCTGCTAACTTCAATCCCAAACACACTCatttcttcaaatttcaaagATTTTGAATCTTTACACTTAAAGGTTGtaactttttcttgttttgggtAGAATCAGAGATACCCGATTGAGAAAATGACTAATTCGAAGAAACCCAGATTGGTGTTAAAATTTTTACttccataataataatgttgttgATTATTGAGAAAGTTGTTGTCCTAAACCAGCTTCTTATAGTTATACTCTTTTATTTTACACCTATTGTGATTAAATACATGAAACtttaacaaaatttaagaaGGTAAATTGGGTATTTTAAAGTTCCATGATGTGCtgttgttgttatatatatgagGAAAAAGGTAACCGGTTGCTTGATGACTTGGACGGGCAAATTGATTGATAGAATGGTCTGTCATGTTGTAGACTGAAGGATACATGGACATGGCGCCTATGTTGACTATCATACAAGTGGAAGTTAAATTTCTAGAAATGTTCCCCTAATTGTAACACATTAGATTCAAAAGGCGATGCATATACCTCTTCTTCATCGCTAGGATTGTTATTCTCATCGTTTGCAGTTTCTAGTGAAGTAGATAGATTTTGAACAAATGAGACTTTTTGGTGGGAGCGATGAAATACATTAGCCAAGATGAGATATACAAGTTGGCTCTCTGTGGGTGTTCGTGTTACCTGGACCAAGTTGGTGGCTGCCCGCTGCTGTCCTGCTAGGCCAAGTGTTTGCGCGTTTGAAAGTCTTCTCCTTTGAATGACAAAAGGTTTACCTGTGAGACCAAACAAAAAAGATTACCAAAGGGTATCTAATAGTAGCTGCCCCTTATTCAGTTATTCCCCATGAATGCCCTGCTCTTACACGTTCGTTTCTCGTGGCGTTTGTTAATGGCACAGAGTCCCCAAATGGACATAGAGCAACAATACCAGGCACAACCTTTGATGAGACCTATCAATTGTACTATCACTTGCCCGCGTCTCAATTCAGAAAGATGAAGGGCCCGAACGTCTTAATAGGAGTTATAAGTTTTTTCCCATTCTATTCGCTCCTTGGTTTGGTGATGCCTAAATCTATGGATTGAATGCGTATCTCCTTTAGTAGGAGCACAGAAATTTTACATACTCTGCTTTGTCAAAATTGATATATTATGTTACATTTGATTTTGACTAAATTTCTGTTTTTCCAGTTTAATATGCAATAATAGTAGAGATTGAAACTTGTATTCTTAGTTTGAAGATAAGATTTATGCGACCAATGGATATATGACTACTATACCCTTCTACTAATAAGTGTTATTCGAGTATATCTATTTTCAAAATGGGAAACGCTCATTTCTGCATGTACTTGAAGTCCAATATAGCAAATTATGATGCAATGGAATGCTAATATGCAGGCAAGGCAGAAGCCGAAGTTGTTGTTATAGGGAGTGGTCTTGGTGGACTATGTTGTGCAGGGCTTTTGGCTAGATATGGAAAGGATGTATTAGTTTTAGAAAGCCATGATTTACCAGGCGGTGCTGCTCATTCATTTGAGATCAAAGATTACAAATTTGACTCTGGCCCTTCTCTGTTTTCGGGATTTCAATCTAGAGGTTCCCAGGCAAATCCACTTGCACAAGTATGTATGTC
Coding sequences within:
- the LOC122591287 gene encoding regulator of nonsense transcripts UPF3, coding for MKGVWNRKKVVLRHLPHNISQEALMELIDARFSGRYNWFCFRPGKSSLKTQSYSRAYIDFKQPEDVIEFAEFFNGHVFVNEKGTQCKTIVEYAPSQRVPKHWSKKDGREGTIDKDPQYLEFLELISKPVENLPSAELQLERKEAERAGAAKEAPIVTPLMDFIRQKRAAKSVPRRSLVNGKLARRATGASSSSSSSAAPKHGSDRRRTSTTMYVPRDTAKGRGGKEKSTYVQVHKHDDQPLSEKPTGSSSASGSVVLEDGRGSSGTSDIGKKKILLLKGKEKEISNIQQSSSSVKLSHGSGGPKQNQQREASSGRIIRSILVNKDARQHQSEQQNQTPNRDIVDRRPPRPSNALLLKDSNGLPDDHDTHGFHNEKHDKRSTRNKDRPDRGVWTPLRRSDGSHASDESLSSHNSQSSQMQPDFAEGTHGEVKYPSNARGGEFKPIGSGRGGHFSSDNGSQKHGGRRGQSHNTAKDADGYPTLSEGKSSKRGVSTGHGSHEKQVWIQKSSSGP